The Microcella flavibacter DNA segment GAGCGGGTCGGCTTCGCCACGCGCTTCGGCGACGCCAAGTTCCTCGTCGCGATCGAACGCCGCCTCGCGATCGTCGACGCGCTCGGCGAGGTCACGACGAGCCGCGAGCTCGTGCCCGATGGGCGCCGCTTCAACGACGGCGTCATCGACCCGCTGGGGCGCCTGCTCGTCGGCACCCTGACCCTCGACGAGTCGCAGCCGGGCGAGGGCAACCAGCTGCTGCGCCTCGAGCACGACGGCGCGGTCACCGTGATCGATGACGACCTGCGGCTCAGCAACGGGCTCGGCTTCTCGCCCGCGGGCGACGTGCTGCACCACGTCGACTCGCAGCGCTCCACGATCTTCGCCCGCTCCTACGACGCGGCCACGGGCGCCGTCGGCGAGCGGCACGCCCTCGTCGAGCTCGCCGACGCCATCCCCGACGGGCTCGCCGTCGACGCGGCCGGCGACCTCTGGGTCGGGCTGTGGGACGCCTCGGCGGTGCGCCGCTTCAGCGCCG contains these protein-coding regions:
- a CDS encoding SMP-30/gluconolactonase/LRE family protein — translated: MPATPEPRALPTDRYVLGEGPQWDAGTGTVSWIDVEEGLLVVARPMPDAGIEVLRTHDLGERVGFATRFGDAKFLVAIERRLAIVDALGEVTTSRELVPDGRRFNDGVIDPLGRLLVGTLTLDESQPGEGNQLLRLEHDGAVTVIDDDLRLSNGLGFSPAGDVLHHVDSQRSTIFARSYDAATGAVGERHALVELADAIPDGLAVDAAGDLWVGLWDASAVRRFSADGTAHGDVPLPVPHVTSLAFMGSALDHLLVTTASRDLDADARHAAPDAGRVFSIDLSGLGVTGAPTTRWRPVPLPV